The Deinococcota bacterium genome includes a window with the following:
- a CDS encoding BrnT family toxin, producing the protein MEFDWAEAKAASNLTKHEVGFEEATTGFDNPLAVIFDDEKHSTDERREIIIGHSQRNRLLLVSFTERAHAVRLISARLATRKERKAYEENALP; encoded by the coding sequence GTGGAGTTCGACTGGGCCGAAGCGAAAGCAGCCTCGAATTTAACCAAGCATGAGGTCGGTTTTGAGGAAGCCACAACGGGTTTCGATAATCCTCTCGCCGTCATCTTCGACGATGAGAAACACTCGACGGACGAGCGGCGGGAAATTATCATCGGTCACTCGCAACGGAACCGGCTTTTGCTCGTCAGTTTCACTGAACGAGCCCACGCTGTCCGCCTTATCAGCGCGCGATTGGCAACCCGAAAGGAGCGTAAAGCGTATGAAGAAAATGCCCTCCCCTGA